One Thermus sp. CCB_US3_UF1 DNA window includes the following coding sequences:
- a CDS encoding NADH:flavin oxidoreductase/NADH oxidase, which produces MSLLFSPLTLRGLRLKNRLAMSPMCQYSATAEGQVTDWHLLHYPTRALGGVGLVLVEATAVLPEGRISPLDLGIWSEDHLPGLKELARRIREAGAVPGIQLAHAGRKAGTTPPWEGGKPLGWRVVGPSPLPFAEGYPVPEALDEAGMERVLEAFVQGARRALRAGFQVVELHMAHGYLLSSFLSPLSNGRTDAYGGSLENRMRFPLRVAQAVREALPPELPLLVRVSATDWAEGGWGLPDTLAFAERLKALGVDLLDCSSGGVVPGVRVPAAPGFQVPFADAVRKRVGLATGAVGLITEAFQAETLLQAGSADLVLLGRVLLRDPYFPLRAAKALGVPAEVPPQYQRGF; this is translated from the coding sequence ATGTCCCTCCTCTTCTCCCCCCTAACCCTCCGTGGGCTTCGCCTCAAGAACCGCCTGGCCATGTCCCCCATGTGCCAGTACTCGGCCACGGCGGAAGGGCAGGTGACCGACTGGCACCTCCTCCACTACCCCACCCGGGCCCTGGGCGGGGTGGGCCTGGTCCTGGTGGAGGCCACGGCGGTCCTCCCCGAGGGCCGGATCAGTCCCCTGGACCTAGGCATCTGGTCCGAGGACCACCTTCCGGGCCTAAAGGAACTGGCCCGGCGCATCCGGGAGGCGGGGGCGGTGCCCGGCATCCAGCTGGCCCACGCCGGGCGTAAGGCGGGCACCACCCCCCCTTGGGAAGGGGGAAAGCCCTTGGGCTGGCGGGTGGTGGGGCCGAGCCCCCTGCCCTTCGCCGAGGGCTACCCGGTGCCGGAGGCCCTGGACGAGGCGGGGATGGAGCGGGTCCTCGAGGCCTTCGTGCAGGGGGCCAGACGGGCCCTCAGGGCCGGTTTCCAAGTGGTGGAGCTCCACATGGCCCACGGCTACCTCCTCTCCTCCTTCCTTTCCCCCCTCAGCAACGGGCGGACGGATGCCTACGGGGGCAGCCTGGAAAACCGCATGCGCTTTCCCCTACGGGTGGCCCAGGCGGTGCGGGAGGCCCTCCCTCCCGAGCTTCCCCTCCTGGTGCGGGTTTCCGCCACCGACTGGGCCGAGGGGGGCTGGGGCCTCCCCGATACCCTGGCCTTCGCCGAGCGGCTCAAGGCCCTGGGGGTGGACCTTCTGGACTGCTCCTCGGGGGGGGTGGTGCCTGGGGTACGGGTGCCGGCGGCCCCCGGGTTCCAGGTGCCCTTCGCCGATGCGGTGCGGAAGCGGGTGGGCCTGGCCACGGGGGCGGTGGGGCTCATCACCGAAGCCTTCCAGGCGGAAACCCTCCTCCAGGCGGGGAGTGCGGATCTGGTCCTCCTGGGCCGGGTCCTCCTCCGCGACCCCTACTTCCCCTTGCGGGCGGCCAAGGCCCTGGGGGTGCCGGCGGAGGTACCTCCCCAGTACCAGCGCGGGTTCTAG